The Nostoc sp. 'Lobaria pulmonaria (5183) cyanobiont' DNA window ACACTTATATTTTACACCTGAGATAACCTTAGTTGTAGTATTAATGAGTCAGAATTCAATAGTCAGAATATTAAAAAAATTAAACTCCAAGTTTACCTCATTTCATCAGTAATCATACCAAACCCACATAAATTCTGACTTCTGGCTCAAGAGTTGCTGAATTTTTAGACTTTGTTTTTTTTAGATACAAAAGAAACATAAAATTACTTTGGCATTAACAGGGAGGACTTTTGCTTAAGTTTAATCTGCTGCTAAATTTGGCTTAATTTTCATCGATTGCTTAATATATACATTTGGATCAAAATGTCAATAAAAAATGTGGGAGAACCCAAACGCATAGGAATTCTTACGAGTGGAGGTGATTGTTCTGGCTTAAATGCTGTGATTAGGGCTGTAGTAAATTGTGCTGTAAATACTTACGGCTGGGAGGTTTTAGGAATTCGTCAAGCGACTCTAGGATTAATGGTGCGTCCGCCACAATTCACCAAGCTGGAAGTTGATCGAGTTGACTCGTTGTTAACTGCGGGTGGCACAATGTTGGGGACAACCAATAAAGGCGACCCTTTTGCCTTTCCAATGGCGGATGGAAGTTTATGCGATCGCTCCGAAGAAATTATTGCAGGTTATCATCAACTAGGTTTAGACGCTTTGATTGGTGTTGGTGGCGATGGTAGCTTGGCAATTTTGCGTCGCCTCGCTCAACAAGGTGGTATTAATCTAGTTGGTATTCCCAAAACCATTGATAACGATATTGGCATTACCGAACACGCTATCGGTTTTGATACAGCAGTAAATATTGCCACAGAAGCACTAGATCGGTTACATTTTACTGCTGCAAGTCATAGCCGAGTCATGATTTTGGAAGTAATGGGTCGTGATGCTGGACACATAGCAATAGCTGCGGGAATTGCAGGGGGAGCGAATGTAATTTTAATTCCCGAAATACCTTATACAGTTGAACACATTTGCCACAAAATCAAAGAACGCCAAAATAAAGGCAAAAACTATTGTTTGATAATCGTTTCCGAAGCAGTTCGTACCCAAGGCGGCGAAAATGTGACGATTACCAATCGCTTAGGTCAATCTCGATACGGAGGAATTGGCGAATATTTAGCCGATGAAATTATTCAGCATATTGATGTCGAAACGCGAGTCACCGTTTTAGGACACATTCAACGGGGTGGAACTGCTTCACCACTGGATAGATTAGTTGCAACAGCCTTTGGCGTAGCGGCGGTTAATCTAATTGCTGAAGGTAAATACGATCGCATGGTGACATGGCAAAATCGCCAAGTATTAAGTGTACCAATTACAGAAGCGATCGCTCAATATAGCGCTGTCGATCCCAATGGTACTTTAGTTAAAACTGCTCGTGGTATGAGTATTTATTTAGGAGACTAAATTGATTGGGGAGTGGGGAGTTTAGTCGGGTATCTTATCTCTCACGAAGATTTAGGATTGCTATATAACTGTAAACCTAATTCTCTACTTTCATTTAAACGGATTCACAATCTCTAATTGACCAGGTAATACTAACCCATCCTGCATATCTTCAGAATAGAGAATTGTTGCTTCTGCGGAAAGCGTACAAGCAACAATTAAACCATCCCAAAAAGAAAAATTATATCGACTGCGGATATCCGATGCAGATTTCAAAATACTCAGGTTGAAATCTACCACAGTGCAGCGACGATAAAGTGACTGAATCACAGCTTTAATTTGTTCTTCGTTAAAGGCTGCTTTTTTCAGTAAATTGATTCTCTCTTTTATACCGATACAACTCAATTTTAGCCCTATTAGTCTCATAAAATTCACACGCCAGTTGTTTCTCCTTTTGGGAGAAGGGGGAAGAGACGCTTGCAAAAAAACTCCTAACTAATAACTCCCAAGACAAATTCACCTTCATTCACAGCTTGATTGGTTGCGACATCATAAACTAATCCATCTTGTTGAGCATAGACATCAATTACACTAGGTAACTTACCTTCTTTATTAAAACTGAGAATTTGATACAGCTTTTGTCCAGCTTTGACAAAACTACCTAATGCTATTCTCGATTGAATCATCCCACCTGCGATCGCATAATATTTTTTCCGGTTACTGCTAGATGCAAAAGTCATTTCATGGGTTTTTGTGTCATTCGATAAATTAGGAATTTGCAGTACACCTTTTCGGGCTAAATAGTTTTTCACACCCCTTACACCTTTAGCAACTGAATCAGGGTTCATTTGCATTCCTGAGCCTAATTCCAGTGTCCAAGCTTCCACATCAAACTTGATTTCTCTACCTAAATCTTGAAAACAAGCTTCTAGTGCTAACCAAGGTTTGATAAAAGCTTCATCAAAAGCATCACCATCATATTTATCAAGTAAGATTCCGAAATCAAGTAGGAAGTATTT harbors:
- a CDS encoding PIN domain-containing protein, which codes for MRLIGLKLSCIGIKERINLLKKAAFNEEQIKAVIQSLYRRCTVVDFNLSILKSASDIRSRYNFSFWDGLIVACTLSAEATILYSEDMQDGLVLPGQLEIVNPFK
- a CDS encoding ATP-dependent 6-phosphofructokinase, with the translated sequence MGEPKRIGILTSGGDCSGLNAVIRAVVNCAVNTYGWEVLGIRQATLGLMVRPPQFTKLEVDRVDSLLTAGGTMLGTTNKGDPFAFPMADGSLCDRSEEIIAGYHQLGLDALIGVGGDGSLAILRRLAQQGGINLVGIPKTIDNDIGITEHAIGFDTAVNIATEALDRLHFTAASHSRVMILEVMGRDAGHIAIAAGIAGGANVILIPEIPYTVEHICHKIKERQNKGKNYCLIIVSEAVRTQGGENVTITNRLGQSRYGGIGEYLADEIIQHIDVETRVTVLGHIQRGGTASPLDRLVATAFGVAAVNLIAEGKYDRMVTWQNRQVLSVPITEAIAQYSAVDPNGTLVKTARGMSIYLGD